CTAACCCAAAATTAGAGTTAACATTCTTAGTTCCGAGATTAGCAACCCCGGCTTTGGGGATAATATTAGTGTGTGATTTTTAGTGTAAGCTATTTGTGataaatagcattactcataATGTAAtagtatgtttatgtggttAACAAAATTTGCTTAAAAATCACTAATATAGGTTTGCTCTAAATggtaaaagtgaaaaaaaaaaaatccctcggGTAAgcaatttttctaatttttatgtattttgctCGTGGCGTTAggtagataaataataataataataataaaggtagTCGCTGGAGATTCATCTCAGGCATCTCATGGTACTACTCTCAATGTGAGTGACAGCTTGGAAGGGCCCATGGCTCAAATATCTTCTCTTATATTAGTCTCTTATCTTTATGGCCTCTCTTATTATATGTACTTTTGTTTATCATTTCACATGATAATTATGATATATCattccataaataaaaaataaaaaataacatcccTATTCAagatgaacttttttttttcaatgtttttaacTTTGTAGCATTTGGAATTTATGCACAAGTACTTTCTTccatatatttatcttttaatcaatCTTGATAATTTTTGGATCAAGTGGTAATTAATTGAGTTCAGATAAAACACAAGCAATCcactattaaatttaattatttaggtattgacattgtttttgtttttttgttttgtttttgttttgtatttgttttatttttaattttttgataaaaacatGTTTGAATACTGTAActgttgtgtattttaaaaactgaaagcaaaaatatgtttattattatgatgtttttttatcatttattttcaaaatcatatttttaaatttttttgataaaaatttatttttttatagtagtttacttgattgtattattaaataaattaataacatatacTGGTATTGTAtggtataaaatatattataaaaattgtaacatttgaaacaaaaaaatattttgaggttttccttacaaaatttaatattttcttaaaaatatattgttttaaaattatttgtattaatttgtaaaaaatttgatatatatatatattatatgttttatcctagtttataaaaattaagggtaaaacaataatttttataaatacattataaaaatataattttttatacgacataaactaatttgtaaaatatcaagcccaaataataaatttttataaatatttttcttaaatatatatattttttaaattattagtattaatttgtaaaaaaattgatatttttaaaaataaataattaataataaagggaattaaaaatagagagagagagagaggagtagaAGAGGAAATATTTCATAGTGAGAGAGAGTTTTGAAAATGTTtccaaaaaagttgaaaaaaacataaaaaaaatttatttttcttttgaaaacataggtgttgttttcaaaatttttttagaaacaaaaacacCTTACTAaacgtgttttttttttttttattttgtttccaaaatttagaattagcaacaaaaataaagatttggcAATAATGTTAAACGagcccatatttatttattatgggtTCTAGCCCAAAGTTAAAATCGCTCAAAATATGAATATGATGATTCCATTTTTGTGAAGACaaactttaatatattttagttACCACCAAATTATTTgtacaatattatttatttcaggaaaaaaaatggGATGCCTACTTGTCATGCCTAACTAATATCTCAATGTCTAATTTAATTAATCCCTGAGCTGGATCAATTGATGTGTTCATTAAATGTTAGATAAGTACTTTAATATGTCAAAGAATTACATAATTGTTTGAACAATATGTATGAAGAATTCTTACAGAGAAGATGCACATTTAGACATTGGATTTTTGAATGTAGTGGGTAAACTttgaatttattagaaaaaccaatattGGTTTTAGTATGCATTTAAGTCTTATTTTATATCAACATAaagtataaacaaaatttatattttaaaatagaggGTGGCATCCCAATGAAATAAGCAATCAAATATTTGAAAACTAATAATCCATGTTAGGTTAACTTGTGCATAAATTTTGGATCttatccacacacacacacactagtTCTTCTTGCCATGCTTGTGATTGAACTATTAATTAAAGTCATCATCCTTGTCATGCcagcaatatttattttatctcaaATTCAAAGTCCAACATGCATGATAATCTTTTACTCTTAAACAAACAGGCTCTCCCTACTAACtcctcttcaaatcttcaagtttGATAAATTTAAGATGATCAATAAATCATTCTTAAACATACTTAAAAGATTTAATTAACTACAAGATATATTGTTCACGGAGACAGTAAGTAATAGCAGCTTTCTTATATAAAGAGGCCATAATCACACATACAAAGATGTTTGTATTTAAAACTTTGTGTGATGATAACCATAATGTGTTGTGGGGTTTGAAGTCCCAAAAATATTGGAAAGTGGCactaatgtaaaaaaaaaacatcaatcattattaaaattacttaatttGTATAACCATGCAGTTTATccgtatttattttaaaaaaatcatctgaATAATTTAATTATCCGCTGATTacataaaatgaaattaattaaacactaaAATTGGAGTAGATCATGGAAACAAGAAAGATTAGCATATTGTTAATTAATTCTACTTCATTGTTAGAATTGAAGTATTATTAATCGAGGACTAAATGGGATGAAGTGAGAATTTTAAGGGATCTATCATCTATATATGTAAATACGAAGAATTGAggagtaaaaatgaaaattgagtAAAATATAGAGAGgtatattcaaaagaaaatcgAAAGAAAGTGGCCAATCATGGAAGGGACCCAACCGTTGTTTCGCTTTCATTCGTTGATGATCCCGAGGGACGCCGGCGACATCAGCACCCCGAGCTAGCCGCCGCCGTCACCGTCGCCGTGGCCGCCGCTTGGAACCCTCGACGAAACACCATCGAGCACTCCGGAAGCTCCCCCAACCCGGCGAACAGTGagtcctcctcttcctccttttCCCACTCCCTCTCCACCTTCTCCTCGCTATCATCAAGGAAAAGGATCCCGGCCGAGCAGCCGGCGATCGATCCGTATAGCATGGTATCATCCGATCCCTCCGTCGGAGACGCAGACGGCGACGGTGATCCGACGTCAGAGAACCACACGCCGCCGAACTCTACTCCGCCGAGCATGTCACCAGCGATCAGATCCGTGAATCTCTCCTCTGGATCGGGCTGGATCGGGCCCGGATCGGCTTCCTCCACGGCCGCCGCCTTCGATTTCGGTGACACCCGCGAGGTTACGGCGGCGCCGGCGTGCTGGTTCTTAGGGAGCGGCCAAGGGTGGTTGTGATCGGAGGAGTAGGTGACGACGAGCATGGTGGGGTCCACGCGGCTCCTCTCCACCTGCTTCCTCGCGGGACAACCTTTGGAGCTACTGCACCTATAGTAACCCCTAGAAAACAACACCATAGGGTGCCGCGCATGTTAGCCAGACCCACTAGGAACAAATCTAAACTGCGCGGAGGGAACAGGATAGGATAGTTAGGGGAGTACCTAGGGTACGGTGAACCTTTGATTGGTTTCTGGCCATACTTACGCCAAGCCCATGAGTCCGTCGGCGGCGCCGCCTCCCCGCCGGCCTTATTCCTCGGCCCATCGCCATCTCCTCCGATGGGCACCGACACCACCCTCTTCTCAACCGTTCGCCTGctgctcaaaattttgaaactttcccatcaaaatcagaaactcaaatcaaaagcTCATCGGAGCAAAGCCAAGCTTTACCTTTTCTTGGGTGAGGGGCCATCGGAGGATCCCGGCTCCTCCACCTCGTACGTTGTTGCCGTGCCGTTGTCGTCCATGATCAAATCAAGCCTCTTAATTTCCAAACATAAAGACagagaaagaggaagagaagtGGGTTAAGTTAAGAAGGGCGGCTCTATAAGGGTAGAATGCGTCGTCCTTTTTGAGCTTATAATAAAGAAAGTGAATATTTAAGCAGGTATTAATTTGGGAGTTCTCGTCTGcatcaagagagagagagagagagagagagagagagagaggaaggggTGGACGTGGGGGCAAACTCCCAACTAAACTATTCATATTCAAAGAAGTGACAGTGACGTCCTTGCGTATAAAACCATTTCTTTAGTTTCGTTCCCATTTGGATTGATTGATTTTGAGAGAGATAGAAAACGAggtgtaatttttaaaaaaaaaattaaattaatatataatataatatatataatatttagtgGTGATTAGGAAAACAAGGTGGTGATCCGGCACATGCTTCTTACTTCTCTGCTTCTTGTTTCCTGGTATggattcttttttatttatttatttatttatttatttttctctttttttctcctcGGCCTGCAGCATCTCTTgatctcttcattctcttcttGTTGGATTTTAACTCTACTTctctagtgttttttttatccatttgtTTGTTAGGGTAGAAATAGAGTAAATTTAGATCAAATAGCTTTAAAGTAAAGTATagcacaattttattttattattattttttttaagataaggtgaaatgtaataaaatatctttttaattagcgtgatttattcatttttttcaaaaaaaaaaaatgtaataaaaaatgtaattaaataCTACGTAAcgttataaattttttgtataCTAAAATTAAGGTGCAAAGATTTTGTAAAATTACAGCACAATCAAAagctaaaattatttttaattaaaaaaaaaattggtcaaATTACCTTTAATATATTTGAGATCAATAAATACTGTTTATTGAAGATAAAAGATGACATAAAAATAATTGTACTATAACTTAACCacttatattatgttttattactTGTGTTATTTCTATGCGTGCATCAAACAGACCCATAAGATTTACATTTAATTTCTATTGCATGAATAACAATGTAGCAATAGAATGTTATTCTTATATCTctactatttatttgttttattagacGTTAACCGTTAAACATatgatttgttcatatttaatatatatatatgttatttatgCAGGAGACTTTAGTATAGGGCAAAAAATTACCGACTAATTAGTTACTCTCGCTTTTTGCCCtttgttattttatctttatgtgAAACTGTAACAATGCATGTGTTCGTTTAGATGGATTTTTGTATAGAAACAATGTTGCATTTAGGGTTTTGTACACCGTAAAAAGCCTtgcattgttttgattgattggAGCAAACAACCGTACAAGCCATCGTCTAGCAAGTGGCGGCACAAGAGTAACTCTTTGTAGCGGACCACATGAGAAGGGTCTGGATATATAGATAAAATGAGTGGGgattaaatcattaaaatatgcGCCTTTGTTTTTATGGTGTATTTCCCTTTGTGTACTTATCAACTtaacttttaattataataaccgAAACAAAGTATGGTGCTTGTTTATTCCTATAATTGGAGAGATTAAAAAACTACTAACTTTGCTATTACTATTATAGGGTAGTGTTATAATAATAGAAGTGTACCAATTATGGTTAATAATCttctaattataaattttttttgtcatataatATTGGATGGAAAAAACTACTATTTTTCCCGTAATAGATTTAATGTATATTGTGTGAACAGTATCAGTGAACATAAGTCTTACACACTTTATAGTGAGTTACCATGTactatcaataatttcaaaCATAAGTCTAAAACTtgtaaacataaatttaaaaattatattaatactctaaaaaaactctttttaatATGACCAAATTATCCATCATTTATTTTCgatgttcatatttttaaatcttccTCATTAAATGTAATATCTGCAAATCTTGTGGACtgaacataaaatattaaaaaaaaaaaaaaaaacttttttgatatatataataagatgtAATACTacttttaactaattaattataggATAGAAGTTTTTGAAAGCAAACAattcctttgtttttcatgaatttGAAATATATAGCATCAGCATGTGTTAGTAGTTGGATTGTTTGAAACTAAACCTTGATCtctgaaaatattatataaatacaaaaaacgCGGTTTGGTTAAGTATGacatttaattaatctttaataTTTTGGACAGTATCACTCCCCCTTTTTACTTCATTAATCCACCGGCTCTCATGGACCGCTTCCTGCTCCgtttattaagattaattaaagAAACTATTATTCATTATATTAATGGCAACACTCAATCATGTCACATATCTTATTCATCAATTTGCATTAAAATTTTGAACCCAAGTTACTCATGGCATATGATAATGCCatacttttcttttcattaacaATCAGgtacaaaatttatatttatttaatacattAAATAAATGTGTAGGAAATAAGAAAAGTAAGAACACTATTTTGgctcaatttaaaaaatatctaaaaaaaataaattcaatgtcAATGATGAATACTGTAATGAGTGTAATGACAATAGGCTAAAAAGAGAATACTATGTATGTTCAAAGTCcacactatttttattttttatttttaataaggcTATTACTTGCATAATGCATCACAGGTACTAGCATTTATAAGTTTTAAATATCTATGCTTCCAAAAAGTCTAAAGTCTGACCCTCgctttcaaattttcaataagAGTTACATTGTccaaaaggatgaaaatgtgaaaTTTCGCTGTACTTTCCTCATTTGAATTTAAGGCTTTCTAGAAGCtgtgtgtttgttttttaataaataaattcaagttgGCTAAGAGATCTCATTAGTGGGCGGGCCAATGGAAAAACAAGGCGCCAGTGTTTATTTGTTTCTCAGTGAAACTTCTTCATATGTGGGTTTGGTTCATTTCAACTAATATTTGGtagaaagtttttaaaataaacaacatatCAATTCAGAACTGATGGGTAATATTAGTTATGTGTTGTTATGTTTAATTTGATGTAATTTACGTGATCAAGTGAGTCAAGCTAGGGACTTTCgtcttttttgtaaaaaaaaaaaatttgcctttatatatatacacgtacGGTTGTGTGTCCACAGTCACAAACCATGGCCGATAAAAGCCTGTGCCTAAGGTCCCTTCatcgtttttgtttttgtttttatttaaaaatgacgACAAGCACCGCTATACAAAAAGATGTTAGATAGAGAAGCCATTATGGTAGTGTATAAATTATGGATGTCTAATGAGATCATAATTCCACAATGGTAAACCTCATTATCTTGCAACGATGGAGAGGTAGGTATAGTTaaaaaatgcagtggattttaaattataatgtaGCTGTAATtactgaatttaaaaaatataaggattgttaaatctagtgtttggtttgatgtagttGGAATGatggattataaaattttgtgtttggtgggagaaatttataaatatagattttgaaaatattatttagttcgatatatttatatgatataaatACTATTGGTGTGGTTACCCCACGTTGATTCAACATTAAATATACAATTAAATATTACcagtaacaaaaataattatacatataattattttattttaatatataattatgttttcattacactttattgttaattttaataattatattaaatatagtacataatttatgattttttaaacaaattattgataaaaatataaaaatatactattttttattttacatgatgGAAAATCTTAGcataccaaacaaaaaattaaaaataaaaaatttgtaaaataataaaaacttaaaaaaatttataaattaaaaaaaaaaaacaaagataataataaatctagATTTCTTATTATCCTGTCAAAATCTTAGTCtgatagataataaaaaaataaaaattccatatCACATGACACCACGTGCAATACtctcttaaaattataaagtacAGGAGTTTGAACTATGCCCGATTTAGTTGTAGTTACAAATACAGCTAAATCCATCACCACTATAGTTGTAACTACTTTGAATTTCTCAAATCCACTcaaataaacttcaaattttaaattttaaaagatgttGTAATTCCAGTTACATGTACTTTTAAATAcggccaaacaaacacacatttaaccttttttattttataattttattcattttaaatttttaaaatatataaagaaaatgatGCATTAAAAAAGATGCCACAATCAGCTGATGCTGCAAAAGCTTGATTGGGAAACAAAAAGTCAAGTTATAAGGAGAAtgttaaaacaaaattagaggATTCTTCAGCGCTTATCTGGTTCAACTAAAGGATAAGCATTAGAACATTGAGCACGGGTGAGTGTTTTCTTCAAAAGGACATTGGGATCCATCAACCATCAATGACTAAACAAGGACCAACAACTGATCCCTTGTTTTATCTGATAGATTAATGCTCCTTCAtgatctaattatatatatatattatttggtaGGGAAATGGGGACATGTATATTGGCCTCTTGTTGAATAAAATGCATTTAATTTTTACCTGCAATTTTGATTGTCAACAAGTACACAATCATGCAGGAAAAGATATAATACCGCCTTCATGTGTAGGATTTAAGCAGTTTAAGGTACTGAAATTAAGAGCAACAATAGTACCATCAATATTGGTGGATTTAGTTTGACTTATGATCATTGTgcaatttaattaatacaaatcaGGAACCTCCATTTGTCATTTCCAAACAATGATCAACTATTAGTTGGATGTCTCAAGACAATTATCTCTAAAAATTCTAATATCCATGTTCTCCCATTTACTTAAactttcatcttcatcttcttcttcttcttcttattattattaaattaacataGTTGGTGCAAACCAACTAGAAATAAAAACGATCCAAATATATGATAAAGGGTGAAAGTTAACAATGTTTAGGAATCATGATCACAAGTGTTtgcctccatttttttttaaaaaaaaaatggataaattattcaaaatgcatgtatgagaaaaagcaagcaagcaagacATTTAGTACAAAAGAATTAAAGTCAGGTAAAATTGCAAAAAATGGTCAGGAGACACCATAATAATAGGAGAGGAAGTGGGGAAGCATGACATGGCCTTCATGAAATTATTGCCCAAAAAAGTCATTTGTCTATCTCTGcaatgccaatatatatatatatatatatatatatgaagtgcATGTCAGGGATTTTAAATTAATTCCATGATTGGAGAAAAGgtgcatataaaataaaaccagaATAATTCCCATCTTAAGTCATCAAATTAAGGTTCCACCAATCTTTCGTATGGTTTCTTAAAAAGGATTTATGAGTGGAATCAAGCTGCagttatttgttatatttagtTTGTGGCTCATAAAGACAACTTGTGGgctaattatatacatatttgaaaCAAAGCTTAATAACCTTAGTTTCTGGTGTATCATTAAATACAATTTGGGAATGCaagtagttatatatatatatatgtccagCTTAGAGAGATTGTTTAAGCCTATGTTAAAGTATGAATTAGGCAATGTAAaagtttttcattttagtttGACCCATGGCTAAGTGGTGTTTCTGTGAGGTTGATATAGCCAATTTAGAGATTGTTAAGACAGCAAATTAAGTATATCAATTATGGAAAAATAGTACATGGATAATGCTTACAATTGATCAGGAtgacaaattaatttaattaggtCAAGGATTATGTTAAACAAAACTATTACTTTTATAATGTATAAGGGATAGGattatttgggcttgtgatACCAGGAGAATATTTTGTGAAAGGTGCTTGAAATTAAAGAGTTTTCTGTGGTTAGTGCTACAAATTAAAGAGGATCATGATTGAAAAGAAActacaaaattagaaaactttTTCTGATGCaacttgttcttaattgatgtgGTGCTATGgaggaaatatatatagatcattttttttcaatgcaGTTTCTCAAATAGTGTCTAAAAGAAGCCTTCAAATGCTTTAACATAAAGAGAAATGTGTTAAATTGGCATAGAGAAGTCtgtttgcttttaaaaaaaacacagcaTGTAAAAGTTTAATTAGTAAAATCCACAGTTGCTCTATATGCATGCTACTGTGTATTTCTTGTGGCTAGCTAGAAATTTGCAacttttttagtaaaaaaaattggagcaTGACGAAGTGTTTTGCTTAAATTAGGAACGCCATTATGCTTAGATTCTGTACCAAAAATAGTATGGAAATTAAAGTGACTTTGTGCTTAATGGATATATagcttgtttggattggtttcTGGAGGAcctataattgtttttttataagttagaTATTTctaggtttaaaaaaatatatttgtattgataGAAGCCGATAGAAGTCTAAATGCTGTTTTTCATAAACCGCTCATGTGATGCTTATGGGAAAAACACTTTTCAAgagttgtttttatattataaaattactaaattatctttataaaataaataattgaatgtgtttttatatttttctctaatctttcaataaataattgagtgtattattattattattattatcaatagcAATTACTGTGTTTTGAATGAGATATTATAATAACTCAATGAATgtccattttaataatttgtcatggaaaaaatctttttaagaaTGCACATCAaaacaacttcacacatataaaagtatttatatattaacttatcaaaacataaaatatagagAAGCACTTTTGTTAAAAGTCCTTCTaccaaactaaaaaaacaaaacacttaTTTTAttagccaatccaaacaaggccgtAGACGAGtttgtatttgttgttgtattaTCACAtgtattcttcttttcttgtgttttatttagcTATTTCCACTTAAACAACCAATGAGTTATAAgcatgaagtttttttttttgaccaaataataataataataataataatatgttatattaataataataatttttacattGGACATCATTATTTTCGCATGATTTGAAGattcatggatgcatttgtatCATGAGTAAAATACTATTTAAGCTTAAACATAAGCATGTGACAAAGCTAAAGCTTGAATTAAGTTAGAGCTCTCTGATGCAAAGGTGCAAACATTTAAGACTTGAAACACGTTGCACATGTGAACAAATGCAATGAATCAGTCCTAAACTTGGGTATCAAAAGAAGGGTAGTCTCCTTTTCTCCAATCCTGCAAAGTGGatgaaagaaaaacatgctCTTAGAATAGATACAATgatagggatatatatatatatataaatatgtggacaggaatatatatatataaacatggaGATAAAAGCTTAGGAAAGCAGGCGCCAGGAGTGTATTGCAGGGTCATGTCTCTTTTGACAGCTTTGTCTAGGGCCAAACATTTAATAAAGTTGATGAAAGGGGGATATCCAATgattttgttataataaatttGGCGGGGCTCGGAGGTCGGATCAAGCTGCAAAAGGAGATTTATTTGCTCAGCAATGCTTCTCTTggtatttgtacttttttttttttcaatcattaaTTTGAATGGAATTTTGGAATAATGGCGTTACCATGAGTGCTTTGTTTGCtgaaaaatcttataaatttatttagttattaattttgataaatatgcgACAAAcgtcatatttaaaaaaaattagagatatgCACAAGCATAAAATACAACAACATGATTAATAAATATCTATACTACCACTTTGTGTGACCTTTAGAGTTTGATCACCTTATAAATTTATTCATACTAAATGATTTGATCTGATTTTGCATGGGATAAGTATAACTCCATTATATTCTAATTGTAAATCAAATGCTATCTAGCACTAAAGCCGctccaattaattttttaattctacaaattagaaaaatttaacaGATAACATaactgaaataaataaaatgatataataataaattagatataattTTATTCTAAATGTGTTAAAAGTGTATGACATAATTTGGTTGAGTTACAtcatggtttatccatttatttttttattctaaatgtGTTAAAAGTGTATTACATAATTTGGTTGAGTTACAGCATGgtttatcaatttattattattattaataaaccatttattattattattattattattattattattattattattattattaaagttggttggagacttggagtccttgtaaaaaatttactcatattttttctttattcattctttcatGACCTAGCCAGTTAATAATCACTATTATTCAGTccaatctattattattattttcattaatttatatttattttttagttatttatatttatttgttatgtcacgccccgaacccggctcatCGGATCCGGTGCGTCAACAAATGACCACATACCCATGGGCTAGAACCCAGtaagcatgcaaggcctcagaactgttctcacaacaaaaatataacctCAAAATTTTAACTTCACATACAAAATGAACATAAAAGGTTCAAATATAAAGAAGTTTTTCCTAAAACAGAATTCACATACCAACCTAAACATAAAGACAACTCAATTAAAAGGGAACACAAGCTCTCACTAGCCAAGTAAGTTGCCTGACGATCTACTTACTCTTAATCTGAAAAGTATTAAACAAcggattatgagcttgacagcctagtaagtaacccactaaaaataaCTGGGATCATAAGAACATTTCTAAAAATGCAGAATCAAAAACCAATCATATCAggtattacaaatatttat
This genomic window from Dioscorea cayenensis subsp. rotundata cultivar TDr96_F1 chromosome 20, TDr96_F1_v2_PseudoChromosome.rev07_lg8_w22 25.fasta, whole genome shotgun sequence contains:
- the LOC120251080 gene encoding probable WRKY transcription factor 69 isoform X2 produces the protein MDDNGTATTYEVEEPGSSDGPSPKKRRTVEKRVVSVPIGGDGDGPRNKAGGEAAPPTDSWAWRKYGQKPIKGSPYPRGYYRCSSSKGCPARKQVERSRVDPTMLVVTYSSDHNHPWPLPKNQHAGAAVTSRVSPKSKAAAVEEADPGPIQPDPEERFTDLIAGDMLGGVEFGGVWFSDVGSPSPSASPTEGSDDTMLYGSIAGCSAGILFLDDSEEKVEREWEKEEEEDSLFAGLGELPECSMVFRRGFQAAATATVTAAASSGC
- the LOC120251080 gene encoding probable WRKY transcription factor 65 isoform X1 gives rise to the protein MDDNGTATTYEVEEPGSSDGPSPKKSRRTVEKRVVSVPIGGDGDGPRNKAGGEAAPPTDSWAWRKYGQKPIKGSPYPRGYYRCSSSKGCPARKQVERSRVDPTMLVVTYSSDHNHPWPLPKNQHAGAAVTSRVSPKSKAAAVEEADPGPIQPDPEERFTDLIAGDMLGGVEFGGVWFSDVGSPSPSASPTEGSDDTMLYGSIAGCSAGILFLDDSEEKVEREWEKEEEEDSLFAGLGELPECSMVFRRGFQAAATATVTAAASSGC